From one Lolium rigidum isolate FL_2022 chromosome 4, APGP_CSIRO_Lrig_0.1, whole genome shotgun sequence genomic stretch:
- the LOC124708397 gene encoding zinc transporter 5-like: MASRVLAVLCLLATVLPALAVTDRDDDCAADNAGRDKPQALRLKIIAVACILVGSAIGAGVPSLGRRFPALRPDTDLFLALKAFAGGVILATGLVHILPAAFDALGSPCLVRGPWKRFPFAGLVAMLAAIATLIVDTVATGYFHRTNAKRAAAVTDEPTPGDLETSSDDHHGHAHGMSVLAAPPDDDELVRHRVISQVLELGVVVHSLIIGMSLGASDFPSTVRPLVPALTFHQLFEGIGLGGCIVQAKFRLKSVVAMALLFSLTTPVGIGVGIAISSVYDETSPTALVVQGLLEAAAAGILVYMALVDILAEDFTKPRVQSRARLQLGLNVSLLLGAGLMSLLAIWA, encoded by the exons ATGGCCTCGCGCGTGCTCGCCGTGCTCTGCCTCCTGGCCACCGTCCTGCCGGCGCTCGCCGTCACCGACCGCGACGACGACTGCGCGGCCGACAACGCTGGCCGCGACAAGCCGCAGGCGCTGCGGCTCAAGATCATCGCCGTCGCCTGCATCCTCGTCGGCAGCGCGATCGGGGCGGGCGTGCCGTCCCTGGGCCGCAGGTTCCCGGCGCTCCGGCCGGACACGGACCTCTTCCTCGCCCTCAAGGCCTTCGCCGGCGGCGTCATCCTCGCCACGGGGCTCGTGCACATCCTGCCcgccgccttcgacgcgctcggcTCCCCGTGCCTCGTGCGCGGGCCATGGAAGCGGTTCCCGTTCGCCGGGCTAGTCGCCATGCTCGCCGCGATCGCCACGCTCATCGTCGACACCGTCGCCACGGGGTACTTCCACAGGACCAACGCCAAGCGGGCAGCCGCCGTCACCGACGAGCCGACGCCAGGGGACCTGGAGACCTCATCAGACGATCACCACGGCCACGCGCACGGGATGTCCGTGCTCGCCGCCCCGCCTGACGACGACGAGCTCGTGCGCCACCGCGTCATCTCCCAG GTGCTGGAGCTGGGTGTGGTGGTGCACTCGCTGATCATCGGGATGTCGCTGGGCGCCTCCGACTTCCCGAGCACGGTGCGGCCGCTCGTCCCGGCGTTGACGTTCCACCAGCTCTTCGAGGGCATCGGCCTCGGCGGCTGCATTGTTCAG GCCAAGTTCCGGCTCAAGTCCGTGGTGGCAATGGCGCTCCTCTTCTCCCTCACCACCCCGGTGGGGATCGGCGTCGGCATCGCGATATCATCCGTCTACGACGAGACCAGCCCGACGGCGCTGGTGGTGCAGGGGCTCCTCGAGGCCGCCGCGGCGGGGATACTGGTTTACATGGCGCTCGTCGACATCCTCGCCGAGGACTTCACCAAGCCCAGGGTGCAGAGCAGAGCACGCCTGCAGCTTGGCCTCAACGTCTCGCTGCTGCTCGGGGCTGGCCTCATGTCGCTGCTCGCCATCTGGGCTTGA
- the LOC124646925 gene encoding peroxidase 2-like, with protein MAKLALLAVLFSLLGAVSCEFPIYAGYGFPPPNPSVPYPLPPACPPLSPAPGLKVGYYADKDKCPRAEDIVRKVVEKATPGEKAGLIRLFFHDCFVEGCDGSVLLSGTDTERTAVPNLSLRGFELIEEAKAKLEKHCPGIVSCADIVAFAGRDASYSLSYGRINYRVPAGRYDGKVSRANDTFQNLPPPFGDLALTTAMFAAKGLNQNEMVVLSGAHSIGRSACSSFPDRLPPAANSSTAMEPKLAGQLTATCSAGSSVNVPQDAVTPDRLDNQYYKNVMSRDVLFNSDASLTTSSQTEDLVEFYAGNRQFLSGKFLGPIVWYHDFEDAMVKMGYIGVKTSAEGEIRKTCAFINKT; from the exons ATGGCCAAGCTTGCCCTTCTCGCCGTGCTCTTCTCCTTGCTCGGCGCCGTGTCCTGCGAATTTCCAATCTATGCCGGCTACGGCTTTCCACCCCCGAATCCCAGTGTGCCCTATCCGCTCCCACCGGCTTGCCCTCCACTCAGCCCTGCCCCTGGCCTTAAGGTCGGCTACTATGCCGACAAGGACAAGTGCCCTCGGGCGGAGGACATCGTGAGGAAGGTCGTGGAGAAAGCCACCCCCGGCGAGAAGGCCGGGCTTATACGCCTCttcttccacgactgcttcgttGAG GGCTGCGACGGctccgtcctgctcagcggcacgGACACGGAGAGGACGGCTGTCCCCAACCTCAGCCTGCGTGGCTTCGAACTGATTGAGGAGGCAAAGGCTAAACTCGAGAAGCACTGCCCAGGCATCGTCTCGTGCGCCGACATCGTCGCCTTCGCCGGCCGCGACGCCAGCTACAGCCTGAGCTACGGCAGGATCAACTACCGTGTGCCGGCCGGCCGGTACGACGGGAAAGTATCGCGCGCCAACGACACCTTCCAGAACCTGCCGCCGCCCTTCGGCGACCTCGCCCTGACGACGGCCATGTTCGCCGCCAAGGGGCTCAACCAGAACGAAATGGTCGTGCTTTCTGGCGCGCACTCCATCGGACGCTCAGCCTGCTCCTCCTTCCCCGACCGCCTCCCGCCGGCCGCCAACTCCAGCACCGCCATGGAACCCAAGCTCGCCGGGCAGCTGACCGCGACCTGCAGCGCCGGCAGCAGCGTAAACGTGCCGCAGGATGCTGTGACCCCCGACAGGTTGGACAACCAGTACTACAAGAACGTCATGAGCCGCGATGTGCTCTTCAACTCCGACGCGTCGCTCACCACGTCCTCGCAGACCGAGGACCTGGTGGAGTTCTATGCCGGTAACCGTCAATTTTTGAGTGGCAAGTTCTTAGGCCCAATCGTGTGGTACCATGACTTCGAAGATGCCATGGTGAAGATGGGCTACATCGGGGTGAAGACCAGCGCCGAGGGCGAGATCAGGAAGACGTGCGCGTTCATCAACAAGACCTAG